The genome window GCCCGCATGTCGTCCGGGACCAGCAGGTCCAGGCCCAGCTTGCGCTGCGCGGCGCTGTGCTGGAACGACTGCGCGCAACTGCCCACCAGTTCGGCCAGGTTGAACGGGATGTGCTCCAGTTCCAAGGCCGAGCGTTCGATGCGCGAGAAGTCGAGGATGTCGTTGATCACCTTCAGCAGGTGCTCGGTGGATTCCGACGCCAGCGCCGTGTACTCGTGCTGTTCGTCGGTCATGCGAGTGGTTTCCAGCAACTGCAGCATGCCCAGTACGCCGTTCATGGGCGTGCGCAGTTCATGGCTCATCATCGCCAGGAACTCGGACTTGGCGCTGTTGGCTTTTTCCGCTTCCTCGCGGGTCTTGATCAACTGCGCCATGGCCTGGTGCTGTTCGCGGCTGGCTTGTTCCAGGCCGTCGGCCAGGTTGTTGATGTGCCGCGACAAGGCCCCCAGTTCGGCATCATCGACGACGGGCAGCGGGGCGCTGTAGTCGCCTTGCTGGATGGCCTTGACCGCGTTGCCGATGTCGCGGATCGGCCGGGACAGGTTGGTCGCCAGCCGGCGCGCCACCAGGAAGGTGAACAGCAGGGCGAACAGCGCCAGGATCGCGGCCTTGAACAGGATCTCCTGCTGCCGCTGGCTGAAGGCGTCACTGGACATGCCGACGATCACGCGGCCCAGGTAATCTTCGCCGGGCGCCTCGACGGCGGTGCTGTTGCCTTGCAGGAAATCATTGTTCAGGGCAATGCGCTGCAGGCGCACCGGGGCCTGGAAGACTTCGATCTGTTGGGCACGGCTGTGGACTTGCTCGGGTTGTTCGACATACACCAGGACCTTGTCGGTGTTGTCCTGGACCTCCAGGAAGCGTACGTGAGGGGTCGCCAGGGTCGCGGTGAGCAGGCTCTCCAGCACTTCGTTGTTGCCGGAAATCACCCCGTACTCCGTGGCGGGGGCCAGTTGGTTGGCGATCAGTTGCCCGGTGTGATTGAGCTCCTGGCGCAAGTCCTGGATCCGCACGAAGGTAAAGAAGCTGATCAGCAGCACGGTCAGCAGCAACGCCGGACCGAGGGCGATGAGCTGGGTGCGGGTATTGATGTCCCAACGACGACGCAAGGTCATGGGCGGTGTTCTCCTTCGGCCAACGTTGCCGCGACGGATTCGGCGTCAATCGGTTCGATCCCCAGCGAGCGGGAGACCTGCCGGTTGCCCAGGACTTTGAAACGGTCCGGATACAGCGTGCGCGGCCAGGTCGTGGCGGGGCGGTCGAGCAGGTCGTCGAGAATCGCCAGCCAGTCTTGCTGGTCGCTGTAGGTGCTGGCCAGGCTGCCGGCCTTGACGAAGGCCGCGCTGGGCCCGATCAGCGCACGTTGCCGGGCATAGCTGCTGAGCAACAGGTTCTTCACGGTCTTGGGGTTGTACAAGTCGGGGTCATCGAGGCCCAGCAGTACATCGCTCTGGCCCAGCAGGTTTTGCAGGGGACGGCTGTCGCTGGTGTCGTCCCAGCGTTCGCTGACGATCACCAGGCCCAGCGGTGCCGCGGCCTGGCGGATGTCCTTGAGCAGGAATTCACTGTGGGCGTCGTACAGCACGCCGACCTGGCGCACTTGCGGCAGGATGGTGCGGATCAGCCGCAATTGCCGGGCCATCGGTGGATCGCTCCACAACAGGCTCAGATGCGCGGGCGTGGCCTCGCCCAGGCGATCGCGGGCTTGCTGGCGGCTGATGCGCAGGACCAGGGTAGCCGGGCCCCGGGCGTCTTGCAGGCGCCACTCCAGGCTGGGCAGGTCAAGCAGAACCAGGCGGACATTATCCGGCAACTTGTCCGGCGCTGGCAGGTTGGCCAGCGGTGTAAACCGCACGCTGTCTTCGGGGCGCAGGGCTTTCAGGGCCTGGGTGAAAGACTGCACGCCGGGGCTATCCTCTGCACCGGTCAAGAGAATTTCGGCGGCCCGGGCCTGGAGGGTCGTCAGCCATCCGGCGAACACCAGGCACAGGGCCAGCGTCAGGCGGCCATGAAATGGCATCTTGCGGCGGGCGTTCCCGGACATCTAGAACGACAACTCCGCACTGAAGTACACGACATGGCGAGCGTCGTAGCGGTTGTCGACGAAGGTCATGGGCTGGTTGTCCAGGCGCTGTTGCAGGACGCCCGCCAGTTCCAGGCTGGCCTTGCCCAGGGGAATGCGCCGGGCGATACGGGTGTCCACCCGTTCGAAGCGATAGCCATTGAGATCGTCGGCGGCGTAATAGAACAGCGCGCTGTTCCAGCCTTGGCCCCAGTCCCTTAGCCAGCCGGCCGAGCCGCTGTTGCGGGCGGTCAGTTGTTCGTCGAGAGGGTTGCTGGCCTGGGCGTCGACATAGGCATAGGTCAGGCGCAGGCGGTCGGCGCTGGTCATGCGCCAATCGAACTGGGTCTCGACCCCGGAGAACTGTGATTCGTTGGAGTTGCTGGCAATGTACTGATTGTTGCGCAGCGGCTCGCTGATCATGCCGGTGATTTCGTCATGGAACAGTTTCACATCGACCGCCAGGCCCAGGTCCACGAAGTAACCGTTGTAGCCCAGTTCCCGGGAGCGCATGTGCTCCTGTTCCAGGTTGCCCGGGCCGCGGGTCTGGACGAAGTAACGGGCACTGTTCTGGCCGAAGGCGGCGGGTTGCAGGTTGGTGACCTGATAGCTCCAGTTGACGTTGTTCTCGAACATGTCCGGCGAGCGCACGGCTTCGGAGTACACCGCCCGCAGGCCATGGCGCGGAGTGATCAGGTAATTGACGGCGATCCGCGGAGTCAGCGAGCTGCCGGTCAGGCGGGTGTCTTCGAACATCGCGCCGCCCTGCAACAGCCAATGCTCGGTGGCCCGCCATTCGAGCTGGCCGAACAGGCGCCAGGTGGTGTCGTCCAGGGTGCCGTTGAAGTACGTCTCCGAGTCGGCCCGGTCGTAGCGATAGTTGGCCCCGGTGACCAGTCGCAGGCTGTCGGACAGGCTCAGGGTGTCCTGGATCTCCAGGTCGTAGCGCGATTCCCGGGCGCTCTGGTCGATATCGCCGCACAGGGTTTGCGAGGCGCCGTTGCGCCACTGGTCGAGCACCTGATTGGCCAACGCCTGTTCCTGTGGCGTGCCGGGTGGCGCGCCGGTGCTGGTGTAGCTGGGGATATTGCGCGCCAGCTTCTCGGCATAGTTGGGGTTGAGCTGCCACAGGTCGGTCAGTTGCGGGCTGAAGGACACCTCGGCGTCACAGGCGCGCCAGGTCTGCTGGCGATCCCAGTGCTGGATCGAGCCCTGTACATAAAGGCTGTGATCGGGGTCCAGGTCCAGGTTCCAGCGCAGTGAGCCGGCGTAGTCCTTGGCGATGACATCGGAGTTATCCCCAGCGGCGGTAATCCCGGCAAACACGGGATGGTAGGTATAGGGCCGCTGGTTGGTCCCATCCTTGGCATTCAATTGCCAGTCGATGCTCTGCCGTTCGTCCAGGGTCTGGCTGACGGACAGGTTGAAGCGGTTCAGGCGGCGGCTGTCGCGGTAGTCGGCACCGTTGCGGTCGCTGTCAAAGCCATCGTCTTCCTGGCCGGACAGCGACAGCCGCAGGTCGCCGCCGTCCCAGCCGCTGCCCTGGCTGGCGTACCAGTCACTGATGCCACGCTGGCCCCGGGTGATTTTCAGCCGGGTGCCGTGGCTGTCGGCCGGGGCGCGGGTGATGATGTTGACCACCGCCATCAGCGCGTTGGCGCCATAACTGACGGTGTTGGGGCCGCGGAAGACTTCGATCCGCTCAATGTCTTCCATGGCCACCGGAATATCGCTCCAGTCCACCGTGGCCAAGCCGGCGCGGTACACCGAGCGGCCGTCGATCAGCACTTGCATGCGCCGGGCTTCGCTGGCGTTGGTGCCATGGTAGTTCACGGCCGCCTGGTTGCCGGTGATGTTGCCGACCATCATGCCTGGCACCAGGCGCAGCAGTTCGCTGATGTCCCGGGCGCCGCTGGCCTTGATCAGCTCGCTGTCGAGCACGGTCATGCTGCCCGGCACCGCCGCTGGCGATTGCTTCAGGCGCGTGGCCGTCAGTACCTGGGGCAGGGGCTGGCTGTCCACGAACAAGTCGTCGGCCAGCACTGGCGGGCTGATGATCAGTGCCAATAGCAGGGACGAACCTGAGCGGGAAGGGCCAACGGACACGGTACAGCCTATGGGAATGGGTGGGTGACGGGCATGTTAACTGAGCTGAACGACTTTTCCATTCACGTTGACAGCATTTTCCTAGGAATTAATGGTCAGCTTCCTACAACTGGCGGTAATTGTTGCCGGGGCTGGTCGCCATCCGGCCGCTCCGTATAATGCCCCGCATTGCCACTTGGTATGGATGAACGGATTGCATATGACTGAACAGCGCCCGATTGCGGTCCTGGGGGGCGGGAGTTTCGGTACCGCCGTGGCTAACCTGCTGGCCGAGAATGGTCACCCGGTGCGCCAGTGGATGCGTGACCCGGAACAGGCCGAGGCCATCCGGGTCAACCGCGAGAACCCGCGTTACCTCAAGGGCATCAAGATCCGCCCGGAAGTGGTACCGGTGACTGACTTGCAGGCCACCCTGGAGGGCAGCGACCTGTTCTTCGTCGCCTTGCCGTCCAGTGCCTTGCGCTCGGTGCTGGCGCCCCATGCCGAGCGCTTGAGCGGCAAGTTGTTGGTGAGCCTGACCAAGGGCATCGAAGCCCAGACCTTCAAGCTGATGAGCGAGATTCTCGAAGAAATCGCCCCCAAGGCGCGGATCGGTGTGATTTCCGGGCCGAACCTGGCGCGGGAAATCGCCGAGCACGCCTTGACCGCCACCGTGGTCGCCAGCGAGGACGAAGCGCTGTGCCAACGGGTCCAGGCCGCACTCCATGGCCGCACCTTTCGTGTCTACGCCAGCGCCGACCGTTTTGGGGTGGAGCTGGGCGGGGCGCTGAAGAACGTCTATGCCATCATCGCCGGCATGGCGGTGGCGCTGGGCATGGGGGAGAACACCAAGAGCATGCTGATCACTCGCGCGCTGGCGGAAATGACCCGCTTCGCCGTCAGCCAGGGTGCCAATCCGATGACCTTCCTGGGATTGGCCGGGGTGGGCGACCTGATCGTTACCTGTTCCTCGCCCAAGAGCCGCAACTACCAGGTCGGTTTTGCCCTCGGCCAAGGCTTGAGCCTTGACGAGGCCGTGTCGCGCCTGGGTGAAGTGGCCGAAGGGGTCAACACCCTCAAGGTGCTCAAGGCCAAGTCCCAGGAGGCGGGGGTGTATATGCCGCTGGTCGCCGGGCTGCACGCGATTCTGTTCGAAGGGCGCACGCTTGAGCAGGTGATCGAGCTGTTGATGCGTGGCGAACCGAAGACCGACGTCGATTTCATTTCCACCAGCGGTTTCAACTGAACCGCTATTGACCGCAAGCAGGAGCGAGCCATGAACGATCCGCAAGGGCAACCCCAATACGAATCCATCCTGCTGCGTGTGCTGTGGATGGTGGTCTATCTGCTGGTCTGGCAGGTGGCGCAATTCATCCTCGGCGCCGTGGTGCTGGTGCAGTTGATTTATCGGCTGATCTACGGCGCGCCCAGCGCCAGCCTGATGAACTTCGGCGACAGCCTGAGCCAGTTCCTGGCGCAGATCGGCCGCTTCGGCACCTTCCACAGCGACCAGAAGCCTTGGCCGTTCGCCGACTGGCCGGCACCACGCACGCCTGAAGGCGAAGCGCCACACGCCGTGGCACCGGCGCCGCACCCCGTCCGGGACGAGGAGCCGAAGCTATGAAACTGTGGGTATTGCGTCACGGTGAGGCAGAGCCCCATGGTGTCCGTCCCGATCCGGAACGGGTCTTGACGGTGCACGGCCGCGAGGAGGTGTTGCTCAGCGCCGGCCGGTTGATGGGCGAGCCGTTGCGGGCCATCTACGCCAGCCCTTATGTGCGTGCCCAGCAGACCGCGCAACTGGTGCGCGAAGCACTGGGGTTCGAACCTGAACTGATCACCGTCGATTGGCTCACGCCGGAGACCCGACCGACGGAGGTGCTAAGGCATCTGGAGGACCAGGACGATGTGCTGCTGGTCAGCCATAACCCATTGGTGGGCAGCCTGCTGGGCTTACTGCAGCACGGCCATCTGCAACAACCCGAGCAAGTGCAAACCGCTGGCCTGGCCGAGCTGGAAGGCGATCTGCCGCTGGCCGGGGCGATGCTGCTCAAGGGCATCAGGCACCCCTGAATAGAGCGGTTGCAGGACTGGGCAAGACAACAATCACACAGGAAGGGCAACGATGAGTCTGTGGCGCACCACCCCCGACATCGAGAAACTGAACGCCGCCGGTAAGAACACCATCAGCGAAGTGCTGGACATTCGGTTCGAGTCCTTCGACGACGAATCCCTGACCGCCAGCATGGTGGTCGATCAGCGCACCCATCAACCGTTCGGCCTGCTGCATGGCGGTGCTTCGGTGGTGCTGGCTGAAACGGTCGGCTCCATGGCCGCCTATCTCTGTGTGGACGCCAGCAAATTCTATTGCGTGGGCCTGGAGATCAACGCCAACCACCTGCGCGGCGTGCGCAGTGGACGGGTGACGGCCACGGCCCGAGTGGTCCACCTGGGGCGCACCACCCAGGTCTGGGACATCCGCCTGGTCAATGACGAGGGCAAGGTCAACTGCGTGTCGCGCCTGACCATGGCGGTGGTGCCGTTGGGTGAGCAGCCGCCGGCGCGTTGACGCTCTAGCTGGATGCAATCCTGTGGTTAGGGGATCCTCTGTGGGAGCAAGGCTTGCCCGCGATGGCGGCGATGCGGTCTTTCAAAAAACGAGTCGCCTGTGTCGCGGGCAAGCCTTGCTCCCACACAACTCCCTCGCCACATCGGGCAGTATTTACAGTTCCATAACCCCCATAGCCCAAGCCCGACTGTCATCATTCCTGTCAGTTACGGTCATTGCCGCGCCGTCGGGTTCTGCGGACAATCTGCCGCAGTTCCCTCCAATGGATCGGCTGTCATGTCGCAACAGATTTTTTTCGCCCATGCCAATGGTTTTCCCTCGGCCACCTACGGCAAGCTGTTCGCCGCATTGGCGCCGCAGTACCAGGTCGCGCATCTGGAACTGCACGGCCATGACCCGCGTTTTCCGGTGGACGATAACTGGCACAACCTGGTGGACGAACTGATCCATCACCTGGAGCAGCAACCGGCGCCGGTGTGGGGCGTTGGCCACTCCCTGGGTGGCGTGCTGCACCTGCACGCGGCGTTGCGCTGCCCGCAGTTGTATCGCGGCGTGGTCATGCTCGATTCGCCAGTGCTGACCCGTACCGACCAGTGGGTGATCCTGGCCGCCAAGCGCCTGGGGTTCATCGATCGCCTGACCCCGGCGGGCCGGACGCTGGGGCGGCGCGAGGAGTTCGCTGACCTGGAATCCGCCCGGCAGTATTTTGCCGGCAAGACACTGTTCCGCGGCTTTGACCCGGATTGCTTCGACGCCTACCTGCAACACGGCCTGCAACAAGTCGGCGACCGGTTGCGCCTGCGCTTCGACCCGGCCACGGAAATCAGTATCTACCGCGGCGTGCCGCACACCAGCCCAGGACGGCCCCGCAAGCTCAAGGTGCCGCTGGCGGTGGTGCGCGGCCGGCAGAGTCGCGTGGTGATGCGGCATCACACCCGTTCGGTGGGGCGTATGCTCCATGGCGAATCCCTGAGCATGCCCGGCGGCCATATGTTTCCCCTCGAACGTCCACAAGACACGGCCAACCTGCTCAAGAACCTGTTCCAGCGTTGGGAAGGGCGCAGCGCATGAGCATGGTCGAGGAGGTCCGCCTGAGCCTGCCTCACATCGAGCTGGCGGCTCATTTGTTTGGCCCGGAAGACGGGCTGCCGGTGATTGCCCTGCACGGTTGGCTGGACAACGCCAACAGCTTCGCACGCCTGGCGCCCAGGCTCGAGGGGCTGCGGGTGATCGCCCTGGACATGGCCGGTCACGGTCATTCCGGGCATCGACCGCCGGGTGCCAGCTATGCCTTGTGGGACTACGTCCATGATGTGCTGCAAGTGGCTGAACAACTGGGCTTGAAGCGCTTCGCCCTGCTGGGGCATTCCATGGGTGCCATTGTCTCGCTGGTGCTGGCCGGTTCCCTGCCGGAACGGGTGACGCACCTGGGGTTGATCGACGGGGTGATTCCTCCTACAGCCAAAGGCGATAGCGCGGCCGAACGCATGGGCATGGCCCTGCAAGCCCAGTTGGATTTGCAGCAAAAACGCAAGCCGGTCTACAAAACCCTCGACCGGGCCATCGAAGCGCGTATGAAGGGGTTGGTAGCGGTCAGCCGCGAGGCCGCCGAGTTGCTGGCCCAGCGCGGCCTGATGCCGGTGCCCGGAGGCTATACCTGGCGCACCGACAACCGCCTGACCCTGCCATCGCCCCTGCGCCTGACCGAGGAGCAGGCCATGGCGTTCGTTGCGCGGGTCGCTTGTCCGGCGCATCTGGTGGTGGCGGCCGATGGCATGCTGGCCCAGCACCCGGAGCTGCTGGAGCGTCTACCCTTCAGTCATGAGCAGTTGCCTGGAGGCCATCATCTGCACCTTAACGATGAGGTCGGTGCCGGGCTTGTAGCAGACTGTTTCAATCGGTTCTTCACTGTTCCTTGACTTGCGCCGGGCAACTGTCGAGGCTGAGCGGGTTGAAAGGGAGACAACCATGACAGACCTCTGTTTGCCAGCCTCGCGGTGCATCGGCGACGCCCGTCGCGTCCAAGCGTCCCAGGCCAAGCCGATCCGATGAAATTATCCGTTCACTTACTCGTCCTGCTGGTGCTGGCCTGCTTCAGCCCTGCGTCGTTCGCCGTCGATGTGCCGGGCAGTCGCGACCTGGATCGCGTGCCACGCATGCCCGATGCACAGATCGTCGATTATCGGCAAACCAGCGACCTGGAACGTGTCTACCCCATGGGCTCGATCCGCAAGATCAGCGGCCAGTTGCGCTTTGACGGCCAAGTCGATGCCCGTGGGAATGTCACGTCGGTCACCTATGAGCTGCCGCCGGAACATTCCGCGACCCAGGCCTTTACCGCGGCGCGCGAAGCGTTGCAGAAACAGGGCGCCGAGCTGTTGTTCTGGTGCCAGGCCCGCGATTGCGGCGAAAGCAGCCTGTGGGCCAACGATGTCTTCGGCAACGCCAAGCTCTATGGCGCCGACAACGGCCAGGCCTTCCTGTTGCTGCGCCTGGCGCCGCCCGCGGACAGCACGCTGATTGCGCTGTATGCCATCACCCGCGGCAATCGCAAGGCCTACCTGCATGTCGAGCAGTTCGAGGCGAATGCTGCGTTGGGGGACTTGCTGCCGACATCGGCCACCCTGTTGCGCCAGCTCAAGGACACCGGGGTCCTGGACTTGCCGCGTCTTGCCGGCGAGCCGGACGACACCTGGTTGCGCCTGTTGTCCCGGGCGCTGAACCTGGACACGGGCCTGCGGGTCAGTATCGCCGGGCCCCGGGCCGAGGACTGGATTGAGGCGCTGGCGGGCCAGGGCGTCCGGGTGGCGCGCATGGAGGCCGCCAGCGGCGAGGCGGCGGGACTGCACCTGGAGTTGCTGCGCTAAGCTGTCTCGGGGCAGTGGTTTCACACCCGTGCCCCGGTCCTGTTCATTTTTCGAGACCCTACATGCTCAATAACGATCGGCTGTTGGTGCAGATCCTGCTCCTGGTGTTGTTCGGCGCAAGCCTCTGGGTCATGGCGCCGTTCTGGTCGGCGCTGTTCTGGGGCGCGGTGCTGGCATTCGCCAGTTGGCCGCTGATGCGCCTGCTGACCCGCTGGGTCAATGGTCGCGAATCCCTGGCGGCGGCGTTACTGACGGTGGGCTGGATGCTGTTGGTGGCGGTGCCGCTGGTGTGGTTGGGTTTCAACCTGGCCGACCATGTGCGCGATGCCACCGCGTTCATCAGGGACGTCCAAGTCGATGGCTTGCCCGAAGCCCCAGACTGGCTTGCCGCTATCCCCTTGGTGGGCGGGCGGCTGGTAGGCATCTGGAACAGCATCGATCAGCAGGGCGCGGCCATGATGGTGTCCATCAAGCCGTACCTGGGGCAGGTCGGCAACTGGCTGTTGGCGCGCAGTGCGCAGATTGGCGGCGGCATACTCGAACTGACCCTGAGTATTGTGTTCGTGTTCTTTTTCTATCGCGACGGCCCGCGCCTGGCGGCGTTCGTCCATGGCTTGCTGGAACGCCTGATCGGCGACCGTGCCGGTTACTACATCGAACTGGTGGCCGGTACAGTGCAGCGGGTGGTCAACGGCGTGATCGGCACCGCGGCGGCCCAGGCCGTGCTGGCGCTGATCGGCTTCCTGATCGCCGGGGTACCGGGGGCGCTGGTACTGGGGATCGTCACGTTCCTGCTGAGCCTGATCCCCATGGGCCCACCCCTGGTCTGGATCCCCGCCACGGCATGGCTGGTGTGGAAGGGTGAATACGGGATGGCGGTGTTCCTCGGCATCTGGGGCACATTCATCATCAGTGGCGTGGACAACGTGCTCAAACCCTACCTGATCAGCCGTGGCGGAAACCTGCCCCTGGTCATCGTGTTGCTGGGGGTGTTCGGCGGGTTGATCGCCTTCGGTTTCATCGGCCTGTTCATCGGCCCGACCCTGTTGGCGGTGGCCTACAGCCTGTTGACGGACTGGAGCAAGAGCCAGGCGCGATAGCTTGAATACCAAGCACCTGTGGCGGGGGGGATT of Pseudomonas fluorescens contains these proteins:
- a CDS encoding alpha/beta fold hydrolase, with amino-acid sequence MSQQIFFAHANGFPSATYGKLFAALAPQYQVAHLELHGHDPRFPVDDNWHNLVDELIHHLEQQPAPVWGVGHSLGGVLHLHAALRCPQLYRGVVMLDSPVLTRTDQWVILAAKRLGFIDRLTPAGRTLGRREEFADLESARQYFAGKTLFRGFDPDCFDAYLQHGLQQVGDRLRLRFDPATEISIYRGVPHTSPGRPRKLKVPLAVVRGRQSRVVMRHHTRSVGRMLHGESLSMPGGHMFPLERPQDTANLLKNLFQRWEGRSA
- a CDS encoding AI-2E family transporter, which gives rise to MLNNDRLLVQILLLVLFGASLWVMAPFWSALFWGAVLAFASWPLMRLLTRWVNGRESLAAALLTVGWMLLVAVPLVWLGFNLADHVRDATAFIRDVQVDGLPEAPDWLAAIPLVGGRLVGIWNSIDQQGAAMMVSIKPYLGQVGNWLLARSAQIGGGILELTLSIVFVFFFYRDGPRLAAFVHGLLERLIGDRAGYYIELVAGTVQRVVNGVIGTAAAQAVLALIGFLIAGVPGALVLGIVTFLLSLIPMGPPLVWIPATAWLVWKGEYGMAVFLGIWGTFIISGVDNVLKPYLISRGGNLPLVIVLLGVFGGLIAFGFIGLFIGPTLLAVAYSLLTDWSKSQAR
- a CDS encoding ATP-binding protein, with translation MTLRRRWDINTRTQLIALGPALLLTVLLISFFTFVRIQDLRQELNHTGQLIANQLAPATEYGVISGNNEVLESLLTATLATPHVRFLEVQDNTDKVLVYVEQPEQVHSRAQQIEVFQAPVRLQRIALNNDFLQGNSTAVEAPGEDYLGRVIVGMSSDAFSQRQQEILFKAAILALFALLFTFLVARRLATNLSRPIRDIGNAVKAIQQGDYSAPLPVVDDAELGALSRHINNLADGLEQASREQHQAMAQLIKTREEAEKANSAKSEFLAMMSHELRTPMNGVLGMLQLLETTRMTDEQHEYTALASESTEHLLKVINDILDFSRIERSALELEHIPFNLAELVGSCAQSFQHSAAQRKLGLDLLVPDDMRALQVQGDPTRIRQILVNLIGNALKFTEQGRVTVQCQWQALDHELLWFTCTVRDSGIGIPAESLERMFDAFQQADNSISRRYGGTGLGLPIARTLAERMGGTLRAQSEEGQGSVFTLEIPLALSRQTPPTLAPRLPTGSGDGEGRNVLLVEDNPVNQTVIEAMLRSLGFTVSVATDGAQAVRSAESLIFEAILMDCRLPIIDGYEATRQIRQLPGCDEVPIIALTANALQGDREACLAAGMNDYLAKPFKRNDLQQILQRWVN
- a CDS encoding NAD(P)H-dependent glycerol-3-phosphate dehydrogenase, which gives rise to MTEQRPIAVLGGGSFGTAVANLLAENGHPVRQWMRDPEQAEAIRVNRENPRYLKGIKIRPEVVPVTDLQATLEGSDLFFVALPSSALRSVLAPHAERLSGKLLVSLTKGIEAQTFKLMSEILEEIAPKARIGVISGPNLAREIAEHALTATVVASEDEALCQRVQAALHGRTFRVYASADRFGVELGGALKNVYAIIAGMAVALGMGENTKSMLITRALAEMTRFAVSQGANPMTFLGLAGVGDLIVTCSSPKSRNYQVGFALGQGLSLDEAVSRLGEVAEGVNTLKVLKAKSQEAGVYMPLVAGLHAILFEGRTLEQVIELLMRGEPKTDVDFISTSGFN
- a CDS encoding hotdog fold thioesterase — encoded protein: MSLWRTTPDIEKLNAAGKNTISEVLDIRFESFDDESLTASMVVDQRTHQPFGLLHGGASVVLAETVGSMAAYLCVDASKFYCVGLEINANHLRGVRSGRVTATARVVHLGRTTQVWDIRLVNDEGKVNCVSRLTMAVVPLGEQPPAR
- the sixA gene encoding phosphohistidine phosphatase SixA, giving the protein MKLWVLRHGEAEPHGVRPDPERVLTVHGREEVLLSAGRLMGEPLRAIYASPYVRAQQTAQLVREALGFEPELITVDWLTPETRPTEVLRHLEDQDDVLLVSHNPLVGSLLGLLQHGHLQQPEQVQTAGLAELEGDLPLAGAMLLKGIRHP
- a CDS encoding TonB-dependent receptor plug domain-containing protein encodes the protein MSVGPSRSGSSLLLALIISPPVLADDLFVDSQPLPQVLTATRLKQSPAAVPGSMTVLDSELIKASGARDISELLRLVPGMMVGNITGNQAAVNYHGTNASEARRMQVLIDGRSVYRAGLATVDWSDIPVAMEDIERIEVFRGPNTVSYGANALMAVVNIITRAPADSHGTRLKITRGQRGISDWYASQGSGWDGGDLRLSLSGQEDDGFDSDRNGADYRDSRRLNRFNLSVSQTLDERQSIDWQLNAKDGTNQRPYTYHPVFAGITAAGDNSDVIAKDYAGSLRWNLDLDPDHSLYVQGSIQHWDRQQTWRACDAEVSFSPQLTDLWQLNPNYAEKLARNIPSYTSTGAPPGTPQEQALANQVLDQWRNGASQTLCGDIDQSARESRYDLEIQDTLSLSDSLRLVTGANYRYDRADSETYFNGTLDDTTWRLFGQLEWRATEHWLLQGGAMFEDTRLTGSSLTPRIAVNYLITPRHGLRAVYSEAVRSPDMFENNVNWSYQVTNLQPAAFGQNSARYFVQTRGPGNLEQEHMRSRELGYNGYFVDLGLAVDVKLFHDEITGMISEPLRNNQYIASNSNESQFSGVETQFDWRMTSADRLRLTYAYVDAQASNPLDEQLTARNSGSAGWLRDWGQGWNSALFYYAADDLNGYRFERVDTRIARRIPLGKASLELAGVLQQRLDNQPMTFVDNRYDARHVVYFSAELSF
- a CDS encoding DUF4389 domain-containing protein — translated: MNDPQGQPQYESILLRVLWMVVYLLVWQVAQFILGAVVLVQLIYRLIYGAPSASLMNFGDSLSQFLAQIGRFGTFHSDQKPWPFADWPAPRTPEGEAPHAVAPAPHPVRDEEPKL
- a CDS encoding ABC transporter substrate-binding protein; this translates as MSGNARRKMPFHGRLTLALCLVFAGWLTTLQARAAEILLTGAEDSPGVQSFTQALKALRPEDSVRFTPLANLPAPDKLPDNVRLVLLDLPSLEWRLQDARGPATLVLRISRQQARDRLGEATPAHLSLLWSDPPMARQLRLIRTILPQVRQVGVLYDAHSEFLLKDIRQAAAPLGLVIVSERWDDTSDSRPLQNLLGQSDVLLGLDDPDLYNPKTVKNLLLSSYARQRALIGPSAAFVKAGSLASTYSDQQDWLAILDDLLDRPATTWPRTLYPDRFKVLGNRQVSRSLGIEPIDAESVAATLAEGEHRP
- a CDS encoding alpha/beta hydrolase gives rise to the protein MSMVEEVRLSLPHIELAAHLFGPEDGLPVIALHGWLDNANSFARLAPRLEGLRVIALDMAGHGHSGHRPPGASYALWDYVHDVLQVAEQLGLKRFALLGHSMGAIVSLVLAGSLPERVTHLGLIDGVIPPTAKGDSAAERMGMALQAQLDLQQKRKPVYKTLDRAIEARMKGLVAVSREAAELLAQRGLMPVPGGYTWRTDNRLTLPSPLRLTEEQAMAFVARVACPAHLVVAADGMLAQHPELLERLPFSHEQLPGGHHLHLNDEVGAGLVADCFNRFFTVP
- a CDS encoding DUF4892 domain-containing protein; translation: MKLSVHLLVLLVLACFSPASFAVDVPGSRDLDRVPRMPDAQIVDYRQTSDLERVYPMGSIRKISGQLRFDGQVDARGNVTSVTYELPPEHSATQAFTAAREALQKQGAELLFWCQARDCGESSLWANDVFGNAKLYGADNGQAFLLLRLAPPADSTLIALYAITRGNRKAYLHVEQFEANAALGDLLPTSATLLRQLKDTGVLDLPRLAGEPDDTWLRLLSRALNLDTGLRVSIAGPRAEDWIEALAGQGVRVARMEAASGEAAGLHLELLR